A single window of Zea mays cultivar B73 chromosome 10, Zm-B73-REFERENCE-NAM-5.0, whole genome shotgun sequence DNA harbors:
- the LOC109943025 gene encoding uncharacterized protein, whose amino-acid sequence MSPKRVVLAPDLGVRDSVPKEETGGEYKPSASVFPIHHSGAVHRSFDEGSSDYGSIAPHGDAAEGCPTKPSAMPRVVLRSRHALRLPTQRVWFLFLQATARVLPHSAQWEPSWQQTTCDSRLGVDDPQGAANGGG is encoded by the exons ATGTCGCCCAAGCGTGTCGTCCTCGCCCCCGACCTCGGCGTGCGGGATTCGGTACCGAAAGAAGAGACAGGAGGAGAATACAAGCCCTCAGCCTCGGTGTTCCCCATTCACCACTCAGGCGCAGTCCATCGCTCCTTCGACGAGGGCTCCAGCGACtacggctccatcgctcctcatgGTGATGCCGCCGAGGGTTGTCCTACGAAGCCGTCCGCGATGCCGAGGGTTGTCCTACGAAGCAGACACGCCCTGCGGCTGCCCACACAAAGG GTTTGGTTCTTGTTCCTCCAAGCTACTGCGCGTGTGCTTCCACATTCGGCACAGTGGGAGCCCTCATGGCAGCAGACGACGTGTGACTCCAGACTCGGCGTAGACGACCCACAAGGAG CTGCTAATGGCGGAGGCTGA